One Onthophagus taurus isolate NC chromosome 11, IU_Otau_3.0, whole genome shotgun sequence genomic window carries:
- the LOC111424127 gene encoding sortilin-related receptor-like isoform X2, with translation MVFRLLLCVSLFLANFLASGQVVIEESEHPRFILPENWNDPDDSLFRSAVSHIGDELRKKRDVTTPRSPTNNNIITNSSITVHHLNDTHKQLMVHWVGEGSNVIICLARNPILSSMSQSANPSTVFISYDYGDTFVNKTDLFKLNNLPNGNYSNVEKFYNHPNYKTHFVFSDTKNKYIFVTTNYGKTITPIKLEFTPSEVQFREMHSNDILILDKTSPDRTLWYSSNFGRTFDILEQHVKSFTWTNNKNYLILQRTLPSNLSSIMYTKMSPLSRQHLQLFAKDVVDMFVKDDYVFYVKKSTSDDFDLFVSYNFDSPRQCIFDTELKRKSYQVVDVTNDRVFVSISHTEMISHLYVSDNLNVEKNSQTNVKLTLSLENVLAYFHNSWPDSWLQHIAEEAFTDIYKVEGMTGIYIASQIAYTPRNQYNLGPENLVTKITFDHGASWRLIRSPEHDNEGQIISCDQGNNCSLHLTQRFNQLYPDTRTLSILSSKSAPGILVATGVIGKSLKGHFGVYISTDAGLTWRQSLKDLHFFNMGDHGGLLTAVKYYKTRHDTNSLLYSTDMGEKWEEKEFDKESIRLYGLMTEPGANTTVFTLFGSKVEQHQWIIVKIDLKNVFKYNCTDLDYKTWSPSVSVDGRRLIPCPLGKQQTYKRRIPHAECYIGTNYDMPISEEPCACTATDYECDFGFMQDESHGHCIRNKSSKFDPYEIPEMCQPGQMYNRTKGYRKISGDVCSKGYYDFYAPDVIPCPFKEIPTFLLIAQRDRIIRLNPVTRQKEDLPVADFRNVIAIDFDMKNNCVFWADIIKDHIGRQCLDGKSPNEILINSNLSSVEGMSYDWISKNLYFVDGRDAKIELIRVDVPQPRHYRRTILTPPILKKPRGIIVHPIAEFLFWTDWASHPSISKANLNGTNVTQLFKSPVIEWPNGITIDYIAERIYWVDAKLDYIGSSDFYGNKFNKVLHDSIYVMHPFSVAVFKDTMYWDDWKRNSIFSADKDHGIGIDTLANEIHGLMEMKIYAHSIQDGTNACANSTCQYICVSVNQKPVCLCPDGFDMKDGKCVCPGGSVPNANMSCPKYQSTCSFKYFACKSGQCIPKSWQCDNENDCAEGEDEKNCESATCAPNYFACDNGLCLPTYWRCDFDKDCPDGADERNCPVQNCTQSQFKCNNGRCISNHWKCDGENDCRDNSDELNCFDSVPAVCKTDEFKCTTGGISCIPLSWYCDGENDCSDHSDEAQCNNLTCSEYQFKCGGPNEKCIVKQWVCDGDKDCPDGSDEKNCTESTSTVEPTPVSTYNCHEWMFKCDSQLCIPYWWKCDMAIDCDDGSDEAGCYYPTTTATNLNVTASEIPWSSSTCAANQFQCVSGYCISSSWVCDGMADCEDREDELHCPIAPKCSLDQYTCRFDGSCISLSKVCDGNIDCLNGQDEESCTYNHNVPEIPAPPTCSIGFFPCDVNICHPMAQRCDGFQHCADGFDENNCTNVDRYYQVLQMGIEDRGRTESSLFLYWWIAMPENEKLEFLPSISMIGNNTWQNGTWIDTSNYTFKNLEPFTHYNMTVYVRVANTTRVFPPAKFYPSMTTEGVPSIPLNVTVNQVNASHVLVSWNQPTHVHGVIKAYEVGFYPPSPPIHITQHNNSTSMMLDPDFETGVKYSFYVIAHNAKHSSGLSEVVTIVFDKDAEVEAVENLRVTAQDEHNISLAWDYEKRYDEFLVEITVRSPYPKLQPRRTNTTKIDIKNLSPSVLYQFEVRSVHKQFKGPYSYIATYTNGTSLPEVPNLSVMINKNEATSVKVSWDRPKYAKKANWMYGVYYGLTVDEVLEKPRFNTSSLGATITGLGACESYIFTVGLIGPLGVGPLQTDSHIVKTFFNVRAPPENLRVTQGSRRYDMMTVKWSASCPTINQDLGYIISVTELGRNEMMPFKLKNVTATEISHDFYVNFGGIYKVVVSTDAEGAKPSPEVIYNAPPVPPAFDVQVMIENNGSYVVYWRGHNITALNLANVSYEYEVLISEGKDLNEKTAQRFTVTNPPFIYNNVTAEMYSFGVMMKTERGYRSALSNVATVKTPEASPWMGDISKTSLTTVLVIVCLLLVVSGGALGFLYVRHKRLQNSFTRFANSHYDSRSDAATFDDHGLEEEESPQIRGFSDDEPLVIA, from the exons gtgCACCATCTAAACGACACCCATAAACAATTAATGGTTCACTGGGTTGGCGAAGGTAGCAACGTGATAATTTGTTTAGCAAGAAATCCGATTCTTTCGTCTATGAGTCAATCAGCGAATCCATCGacagtttttatttcttatgaCTACGGGGATACCTTCGTTAATAAAACTGACTTATTTAAGTTAAACAATTTGCCAAATGGAAATTATTCCAACgttgaaaagttttataatCATCCAAACTACAAGACGCAC TTTGTATTTTCTGACACCAAAAACAAATACATCTTCGTGACTACAAATTATGGAAAAACTATAACTCCAATTAAGTTGGAGTTTACGCCAAGTGAAGTTCAATTTAGAGAAATGCATTCGaatgatattttgattttagatAAAACGAGTCCGGATAGAACa tTGTGGTACTCTTCAAATTTCGGCCGAACTTTCGATATTTTGGAACAACACGTAAAATCTTTTACTTGgacaaacaataaaaattatttaatcctCCAACGAACGCTTCCATCAAATTTATCGTCGATTATGTATACGAAAATGTCACCGTTAAGTCGACAACATCTTCAACTTTTCGCTAAAGATGTTGTCGATATGTTTGTTAAGGACGATTACGTTTTTtacgtgaaaaaatcaacttctgacgattttgatttatttgtttcttataattttgattcacCAAGGCAGTGCATTTTCgatacagaattaaaacgaaaatcttACCAAGTCGTTGATGTCACGAACGATCGAGTTTTCGTTTCGATCAGCCACACAGAAATGATTTCCCATTTATACGTTTCCGATAAtttaaatgttgaaaaaaattcccAAACAAACGTTAAATTAACGTTGTctttagaaaatgttttggCGTACTTTCATAATTCATGGCCAGATTCTTGGTTGca ACACATAGCTGAAGAAGCTTTTACAGACATTTACAAAGTTGAAGGGATGACAGGGATTTATATAGCATCGCAAATCGCTTATACGCCAAGAAACCAATATAATTTAGGTCCGGAAAATCTTGTTACGAAAATTACGTTCGATCATGGAGCATCGTGGAGATTGATCAGATCACCAGAACACGATAACGAGGGACAAATTATTTCTTGCGATCAAGGCAACAATTGTTCTTTACATCTTACACAACGTTTCAATCAACTTTATCCTGATACAAGAACTTTAAGTATTTTAAGCAGTAAATCTGCTCCGGGAATTTTGGTTGCTACAGGAGTTATCGGTAAAAGTTTAAAG gGTCATTTTGGAGTATATATAAGTACGGATGCTGGATTAACATGGCGTCAATCATTAAAAGATCTTCACTTTTTCAACATGGGTGATCACGGAGGTTTGTTAACCGCcgttaaatattataaaactcGTCATGATACAAACAGTTTGTTGTATTCCACTGATATGGGTGAGAAATGGGAGGAAAAAGAATTCGATAAGGAATCGATTCGTTTATATGGGTTGATGACCGAACCGGGAGCGAATACTAccgtttttactttatttggATCGAAAGTAGAGCAGCATCAATGgattattgtaaaaattgatttgaaaaatgtttttaaatataattgtaCGGATCTTGATTATAAAACTTGGTCTCCGAGTGTAAGCGTTGACGGTCGACGACTTATTCCGTGCCCTTTGGGTAAACAACAAACATACAAAAGACGAATTCCTCACGCTGAATGCTACATTGGAACAAATTATGATATGCCAATATCTGAAGAACCTTGCGCTTGCACAGCAACTGATTATGAATGCGATTTTGGTTTTATGCAGGATGAAAGTCACGGTCATTgcataagaaataaaagctcGAAGTTTGATCCATATGAAATTCCCGAAATGTGCCAACCCGGACAAATGTATAATAGGACGAAAGGATATAGAAAGATTTCCGGCGATGTTTGTTCAAAGggttattacgatttttacgCCCCCGATGTAATTCCATGCCCTTTCAAAGAAAttccaacatttttattgatagcTCAAAGAGATCGAATAATTCGTTTGAATCCTGTTACCCGTCAAAAAGAAGATCTTCCTGTCGCGGATTTCCGAAACGTAATAGCCATCGATTTtgatatgaaaaataattgCGTTTTTTGGGCCGATATTATTAAAGACCATATTGGAAGGCAATGTTTAGATGGAAAATCGccaaatgaaattttgatcAATTCGAATTTATCGTCGGTTGAAGGAATGTCTTACGATTGGAtatcgaaaaatttatattttgttgatGGAAGAGatgcaaaaattgaattaattcgCGTCGATGTTCCACAACCAAGACATTATCGCCGAACAATTTTAACACCACcaattttaaagaaacctAGAGGTATAATCGTTCATCCAATCGCCGAGTTCTTATTTTGGACAGATTGGGCATCACATCCCTCGATTTCAAAAGCTAATTTAAACGGTACGAATGTAACCCAACTTTTTAAATCACCAGTAATCGAATGGCCAAATGGAATCACCATCGATTACATCGCCGAAAGAATTTATTGGGTTGACGCTAAATTAGATTACATTGGAAGTTCTGACTTTTAtggaaacaaatttaataaagtccTCCATGATTCTATATATGTAATGCATCCATTTTCCGTCGCTGTGTTTAAAGATACGATGTATTGGGATGATTGGAAGAGAAATTCGATTTTTAGCGCCGATAAAGATCACGGAATCGGTATTGATACTTTAGCAAACGAAATCCACGGTTTAAtggaaatgaaaatttacGCCCACAGTATCCAAGATGGCACAAACGCATGCGCAAACTCAACTTGTCAATACATTTGCGTTTCTGTTAATCAAAAACCAGTTTGTTTATGTCCCGATGGTTTCGACATGAAAGATGGAAAATGCGTTTGTCCAGGTGGTAGCGTACCAAACGCGAATATGAGTTGTCCTAAATACCAAAGTACTTGCAGTTTCAAATATTTCGCTTGCAAGTCTGGGCAGTGTATTCCAAAAAGTTGGCAATGCGATAACGAAAATGATTGCGCGGAAGGTGAAGATGAAAAGAATTGTGAAAGCGCAACTTGTGCCCCTAATTATTTCGCTTGCGATAATGGTCTGTGTCTTCCGACTTATTGGAGATGCGATTTCGATAAAGATTGTCCCGATGGTGCTGATGAAAGAAATTGTCCCGTTCAAAATTGTACTCAATCTCAATTTAAATGCAACAATGGAAGATGTATTTCAAATCATTGGAAATGCGATGGTGAAAATGATTGCAGAGATAATTCCGATGAACTTAATTGTTTCGATTCAGTCCCAGCTGTATGCAAGACAGATGAATTTAAATGTACAACTGGAGGAATTTCTTGTATCCCATTGTCTTGGTATTGCGATGGTGAAAATGACTGTTCGGATCATTCAGATGAGGCACAATGTAATAACTTAACTTGTTCTGAGTATCAATTTAAATGCGGCGGACcaaatgaaaaatgtattgtaaaaCAATGGGTTTGTGATGGGGATAAAGATTGTCCAGATGGTTCTGATGAAAAGAATTGTACTGAATCAACATCAACTGTTGAACCAACCCCGGTTTCAACATATAATTGCCACGAATGGATGTTTAAATGTGACAGTCAACTTTGTATACCTTATTGGTGGAAATGTGACATGGCCATTGATTGTGATGATGGAAGTGACGAAGCTGGTTGTTATTATCCAACAACAACGGCGACAAATTTAAATGTAACAGCTTCTGAAATTCCTTGGAGTTCTTCAACATGTGCAGCAAATCAATTTCAATGTGTTAGCGGTTATTGCATAAGTTCTTCTTGGGTTTGTGACGGTATGGCTGATTGCGAGGATCGAGAAGATGAGTTACATTGCCCGATTGCGCCGAAATGTTCTTTGGATCAATACACTTGTCGTTTTGATGGTTCTTGCATTTCATTATCTAAAGTTTGTGATGGAAATATCGATTGTTTAAATGGGCAAGATGAGGAATCTTGTACTTATAATCATAACGTTCCTGAAATACCTGCTCCGCCGACTTGTTCGATTGGTTTCTTCCCGTGTGATGTAAATATTTGTCATCCCATGGCTCAAAGATGCGATGGATTCCAACATTGCGCTGATGGTTTCGATGAAAATAATTGTACAAATGTTGACCGTTATTATCAAGTCTTACAAATGGGTATTGAAGATAGGGGTAGAACGGAATCCTCTTTATTCTTGTATTGGTGGATTGCAATGCCAGAAAATGAAAAACTAGAATTCCTTCCATCAATAAGTATGATTGGAAATAATACTTGGCAAAATGGAACTTGGATAGATACATCAAATTAcacgtttaaaaatttagaacCTTTTACCCATTATAACATGACTGTTTATGTTCGTGTTGCGAACACCACAAGAGTTTTTCCGCCAGCGAAGTTTTATCCATCAATGACAACGGAAGGTGTACCGAGTATTCCACTAAACGTTACTGTTAACCAAGTGAATGCTTCTCACGTTTTGGTTTCTTGGAACCAACCCACTCACGTTCATGGAGTTATTAAAGCGTACGAAGTTGGATTTTACCCCCCTTCCCCACCCATTCACATTACACAACACAACAATTCAACTTCAATGATGTTAGACCCCGATTTTGAAACGGGAGTAAAATATTCCTTCTACGTTATCGCCCATAACGCTAAACATTCTAGTGGATTATCTGAAGTTGTAACAATCGTTTTTGACAAGGATGCTGAAGTTGAGGCTGTTGAAAATTTAAGGGTTACCGCTCAAGATGAGCATAATATTTCGTTAGCGTGGGATTATGAGAAACGGTACGATGAATTTTTGGTAGAAATTACTGTCAGATCGCCTTATCCAAAATTGCAACCAAGAAGAACAAATACAACGAAAATTGATATTAAGAATTTATCGCCTAGTGTTTTGTATCAATTCGag gtgaGATCAGTTCACAAACAATTTAAAGGTCCATACAGTTACATAGCAACATATACAAATGGAACAAGCCTGCCAGAAGTACCAAATTTATCAGTAATGATTAATAAGAACGAAGCCACTTCTGTTAAAGTCAGTTGGGATCGACCAAAATACGCAAAGAAAGCCAATTGGATGTATGGTGTTTATTATGGATTAACAGTCGACGAAGTTTTGGAAA aaccGCGATTTAATACATCATCTTTAGGAGCAACAATAACTGGATTAGGAGCTTGCgaaagttatatttttacgGTTGGTTTAATAGGCCCGTTGGGAGTGGGACCGCTTCAAACGGATTCTCATATagtaaaaacattctttaatgTTCGTGCTCCGCCTGAAAATCTTCGTGTAACTCAAGGTTCTCGCCGATACGACATGATGACCGTAAAATGGTCCGCTTCTTGTCCTACCATCAACCAAGACCTTGGCTACATCATTTCTGTAACTGAATTGGGTCGAAATGAAATGATGCCCTTCAAATTAAAGAACGTAACCGCAACGGAAATAAGTCACGATTTCTATGTTAACTTCGGTGGGATTTATAAAGTTGTGGTTTCAACTGATGCTGAGGGCGCGAAACCATCGCCGGAAGTTATTTATAACGCACCTCCGGTTCCTCCAGCTTTTGATGTTCAAGTTATGATCGAAAATAACGGAAGTTACGTTGTTTATTGGCGTGGACATAACATTACTGCATTAAATTTAGCCAACGTTTCGTATGAGTATGAAGTTTTAATTTCTGAGGGTAAAGATCTTAATGAAAAAACAGCTCAACGATTTACGGTTACAAATCCaccatttatttataataacgtTACTGCGGAAATGTATTCGTTTGGTGTTATGATGAAAACAGAACGTGGTTATCGGTCTGCTCTTTCAAATGTGGCTACTGTTAAAACACCAGAAGCATCACCTTGGATGGGCGATATTAGTAAAACCAGTTTAACAACTGTTTTGGTAATTGTTTGTTTGCTATTGGTTGTTTCTGGAGGTGCTTTAGGTTTCCTTTATGTACGGCATAAGCGATTACAAAATAGTTTTACTCGTTTTGCAAATTCTCATTATGATTCTCGGTCGGATGCCGCCACATTTGATGACCACGGGTTAGAAGAAGAGGAGAGTCCCCAAATTCGGGGCTTTTCCGATGATGAACCACTCGTTATCgcttaa